In Chroogloeocystis siderophila 5.2 s.c.1, the genomic stretch TGTCGATGCGAGTAACATCACCACGAAAAACACCACTAAACGCGGTAAATAGTTTATTCGATTAAACAATGGATTGAGGAGTTTCATCGGAACTAAACCGATAGACGACGAATAAAAAAGCAATTAGCCGTTAGCCTTTAGCTTAAGCAAAGGCTGACATAAACTAAATTTAAACGCAGAAAGCTTTACTTAAGCGAGTTTATATGTTTTGTTTAAGCTATTCACCAACGAATAAGTGCTTTTATCCCAAAATACTACCGCAATCGAAGGGATCAGAGGACGCGCCGAAGCGCAGAGCTACGGTTTGGAGGTCAGGAAGTTAAAAATTGCTCATATTATTGTGAGAGACTACGAATGCCAAAGATTTCTCTAAACTCTGACCTCGGTTAAAAATGACTCTAGTCCTGACAAATGATGACGGTATTGATGCTCCTGGAATTCGCGCTTTGCTCAAAGCAGTGAACGGTCAAGGCATTATCGTAGCACCAAAAGCACATCTTTCTGGTTGCGGTCATCAAGTGACAACAACGCAGCCAATTCATGTTGAGCAAAGATCTCAAGTGGAATACGCGATCGCCGGAACTCCTGCTGATTGTGTTCGAGTAGCCTTGTCACATCTTTTTGATGATGTCAAGTTTGTATTATCCGGCATCAATGCTGGGGGTAACATGGGGGCAGATACATATATTTCAGGAACCGTGGCAGCGGTGAGAGAAGCGGCATTTCATCGAGTTCCAGGGATTGCAATTTCGCATTATCGAAAAGGAAAAAGAAACGTTGATTGGGATGTTGCCGCGCGTTGGACAGCCCATGTGCTTGCGGATCTTCTACAACGCCCGTTCGTGCCAGGAACATTCTGGAATGTAAATTTACCGCACTTAGAGCCAGGAGAACCTGACCCAGAGGTGGTATTTTGTGAACCGTGCACGCAACCATTACCATTAAAATATCGTGTCGAGGGAGAAAATTTGTTTTATGTAGGCGAGTACGCCCTGCGCGATCGCACTCCAGGCACCGACGTTGATGTTTGCTTCTCAGGACGCATCGCCGTTACTCAGATCAAACTTTAATTGCCAAGATAGATATTTATCAAATGCAAATCCACAGCAAGCTGTTCGCAAAATGCAATTTATGGATGACCAACACACTGCGCCTACATCTGTCAATCCATCAATCTACTTGGCACCTTTTTTTCAAGGATTGCCAGCAACAGCGGTGGAAAAAGCGATCGCGCATCTTGTCACGCGATCGCATCCAGCCAATCAAGTGATTCTCTTAGAAAACGATTGGGGGAATTCAGTCTATTTCATTCTTGAAGGTTGGGTAAAAATTCGTACTTATAATATCGACGGCAAAGAAGTCACGCTCAATATTTTGGGCAAAGCAGAAATTTTTGGTGAAATGGCAGCGCTAGATGAAGCACCCCGCTCGACTGATGCAATTACACTCACTCCTACTACGATTGGTAGTGTGCCCGCGCAAGATTTCATTACATTAATTCAAACTGAACCCTTGGCAGGAATTCGATTAGCGCAACTCATGGCACGCCGCTTACGTCAAGTCAATCGCCGCCTCCGGCTACGTGAATCGGATAGTGTGTCGCGCGTTGCAGATACGCTGCTATTTTTGGCAGAAGGACAAGGAATACAAGATGAAGCAGGAATCCAAATTCCTAACTTACCGCATCGCGAATTAAGTAGTTTGAGTGGCTTAGCCCGCGAAACGGTGACAAGAGTCTTGACAAAATTAGAGAAAAAAGGCTTGATCCTGCGTCAACACCAAATACTTTCTATACCCGATTTCAAAGCACTAGAACGACTAATAATGTAGGGTCAGAGATCAGTTGACAGTGAAGAGAGTGTGGGAAGACTTTGTCAACTATCAACTGTCAACTTAGCGTGTTCGATGTTCTAACTACCTCAACGAGACTGCTATAAATAATAATTGCCAAGTGCTAAAAGCTTTTCTATTGCCCATTACCAATTACCGACTTCAACAAGTGTGATATTGAATCATGTCCACCTACTTAGTTTTTAGATAAAAATTACATGAGTGATTTCGTCAGCCGTAACGAGGAATACCCTTCACCGCATATAGAAACACCTGTGAGTCATCCTTTAGCCGCAACAAGCAAGAGTGCTACGCCTTTAAAGATGGTAGAAACCGCATTTCTGGCGAGTACTGCTAGCTTGATTTGGTTTATCAATTACTATTTATCGCTAGGACCGCTGTTGCGAGTTTTCTTTCCTGTACCGATCGCATTAGTTTACCTGCGTTGGGGTGCTAGGGCGGCTTGGATGGCGACTGGCGTTTCCGGATTGCTATTATCGGTACTTTTAGGACCTACACGCGGTATTTTGTATATTATGCCGTTTGCACTAATGGGCGTGTTACTCGGTGCAACATGGCATCGTCGCGCACCTTGGATTGTCTCAATTATTTTAGGTGCGCTCTTGGGTACAATCGGTTTTTTCTTTCGCTTTTGGGTACTATCAGTTTTATCGGGTGAAGATCTGTGGGTATATACGATAACCCAAGTTACAAGATTTGCGGAATGGGCTTTTTTGCGGCTTGGATTGCTTGCACAGCCGAGTGTTTTATTAATTGAAGCAGCCGCGATCGCGCTTGTTTTTGTACAAAATATTGTTTACTTGTTTGTCGTCCACTTAGCATCCTGGTTCCTCCTTGATCGCTTAGGCAATTCGATTCCGCGTCCGCCGCACTGGGTACAAGTTTTAATGGATTACGAAGGAGATGCTTAGTAAGGAGTGAGAACACCCCATTACCAATTACCAATTGCTAATCGCTATTCATGATTCATGTTTATACCCAAGAGAAACAAGGTAACGAATGGCTGCGACGGTATCGCGGTGCTTCGGCGGCGTTAGCTTGTGTTTTAGGTTTTACCGAAACAGGATTAATTCCTGGAATTTCGGCGGCAGGAAGTACGCCCCAAGCGCGAAGATATACCGCGATCGCCGATGCCGAGTTTCTTTACAATGGTCCGCAGCCGCAGCCGCAATACCCTTTACCACCACTCCAAGCAGGTGCTTCACCAGTCTTTATTTCGCGGGCGGTTGTCGAAGCACTGGCTTTACCAATTTATCTTTTTAATGCAGGATTACCTCAACTTCCAAGCGTACCGACGATTGATTTAGGTGGTACGGCGGCGCAATGTTTAAGTCTAGGCTATGCATTGGAACTCGCAACTGTTAAACATCTGTGGGCGCAAGGTATTCTCTGGGGCGAACAACTAGCGCGTCAGCCGCAGGATTATATTATTTTAGGCGAGTGTGTTGTCGGCGGCACAACAACTGCACTCGCGGTTTTGACAGGGTTGGGAATTGCAGCCGCAGGAAAAGTTAACAGTAGTCACCCTGTTTGCAATCACGCACAAAAATGGACACTTGTCAAATCAGGATTGCAACGCGCGCATCTTTGGGACAAAATACCGCTGCAAGATCCTTTGGCGCTGATCGCTGCGGTGGGCGATCCGATGCAAATTGCGGTAGCGGGAATGGCGATCGCACTGAGTCGTTCTAAAGGCGTACTTCTTGCTGGTGGTACGCAGATGCTGGCTGTTTATGCCTTGATGCAAGCCTTAGGCAAAGTTTTTGAGATTGCATGGCAACCAGAAGAAGTTGCTGTGGGAACGACTCGTTGGGTTGCAGAAGATCCCACAGGTAATACCGTTGAGTTAGCACGACTGATTGGGGGAGTACCTTTACTCGCTACAAAATTAAGTTTTAAGAATTCTCGATACCCTCAACTACAGGTTTATGAACAAGGTTATGTCAAGGAAGGTGTAGCCGCTGGCGGTTGCTGTATTGCTGCTTGTTTGATGCAATACTGGCATCAAGCTCAACTC encodes the following:
- the cobT gene encoding nicotinate mononucleotide-dependent phosphoribosyltransferase CobT codes for the protein MIHVYTQEKQGNEWLRRYRGASAALACVLGFTETGLIPGISAAGSTPQARRYTAIADAEFLYNGPQPQPQYPLPPLQAGASPVFISRAVVEALALPIYLFNAGLPQLPSVPTIDLGGTAAQCLSLGYALELATVKHLWAQGILWGEQLARQPQDYIILGECVVGGTTTALAVLTGLGIAAAGKVNSSHPVCNHAQKWTLVKSGLQRAHLWDKIPLQDPLALIAAVGDPMQIAVAGMAIALSRSKGVLLAGGTQMLAVYALMQALGKVFEIAWQPEEVAVGTTRWVAEDPTGNTVELARLIGGVPLLATKLSFKNSRYPQLQVYEQGYVKEGVAAGGCCIAACLMQYWHQAQLLQTIETLLDRYSQSC
- a CDS encoding DUF2232 domain-containing protein — protein: MSDFVSRNEEYPSPHIETPVSHPLAATSKSATPLKMVETAFLASTASLIWFINYYLSLGPLLRVFFPVPIALVYLRWGARAAWMATGVSGLLLSVLLGPTRGILYIMPFALMGVLLGATWHRRAPWIVSIILGALLGTIGFFFRFWVLSVLSGEDLWVYTITQVTRFAEWAFLRLGLLAQPSVLLIEAAAIALVFVQNIVYLFVVHLASWFLLDRLGNSIPRPPHWVQVLMDYEGDA
- a CDS encoding Crp/Fnr family transcriptional regulator; the encoded protein is MQFMDDQHTAPTSVNPSIYLAPFFQGLPATAVEKAIAHLVTRSHPANQVILLENDWGNSVYFILEGWVKIRTYNIDGKEVTLNILGKAEIFGEMAALDEAPRSTDAITLTPTTIGSVPAQDFITLIQTEPLAGIRLAQLMARRLRQVNRRLRLRESDSVSRVADTLLFLAEGQGIQDEAGIQIPNLPHRELSSLSGLARETVTRVLTKLEKKGLILRQHQILSIPDFKALERLIM
- the surE gene encoding 5'/3'-nucleotidase SurE, encoding MTLVLTNDDGIDAPGIRALLKAVNGQGIIVAPKAHLSGCGHQVTTTQPIHVEQRSQVEYAIAGTPADCVRVALSHLFDDVKFVLSGINAGGNMGADTYISGTVAAVREAAFHRVPGIAISHYRKGKRNVDWDVAARWTAHVLADLLQRPFVPGTFWNVNLPHLEPGEPDPEVVFCEPCTQPLPLKYRVEGENLFYVGEYALRDRTPGTDVDVCFSGRIAVTQIKL